One part of the Brevundimonas subvibrioides ATCC 15264 genome encodes these proteins:
- a CDS encoding lysozyme inhibitor LprI family protein, which translates to MRSGLAAVVLFTGVMGAGALVPVGPGAQAASFDCTRARRADEVAICGNRALEDADVRMSTTYTLVLQLVGMGMRGDLRDSQTAWLRERGRCGGNVTCIARSYRARTQRLEAVFQTVVRQGPF; encoded by the coding sequence ATGCGCAGCGGTCTTGCAGCAGTTGTCCTGTTTACCGGCGTCATGGGGGCGGGGGCCCTGGTGCCGGTCGGGCCGGGTGCCCAGGCGGCCAGTTTCGACTGTACCCGCGCCCGCCGGGCCGACGAGGTCGCCATCTGCGGCAATCGTGCGCTGGAAGACGCCGACGTGAGGATGAGCACGACCTACACCCTGGTCCTCCAGCTGGTCGGCATGGGCATGCGGGGCGACCTGCGCGACAGCCAGACCGCCTGGCTGCGGGAGCGGGGCCGGTGCGGCGGCAACGTCACCTGCATCGCCCGGTCCTACCGCGCGCGGACCCAGCGGCTGGAGGCGGTGTTCCAGACGGTCGTCCGCCAAGGGCCGTTCTGA
- a CDS encoding lipoprotein codes for MTRSASLSALVLVLMALIGGCATSVPVQVSVSTTPTLSAVLRPRLSGGEVEAIEVRYVIQDGVLPAGEAFSLVAPVVYDTVEGIADRMIDLKVEDADGPVVLTVFDDPVAPGGSPYYRRWRADRGVRFPVRVSYSALVQPAGARGGPPLGIRPSAGGVSGAGSSFLLLPDNAGVGRSRIHWELGGFDARSLAASSFGDGDFDLAGAPDALLKGWYMAGPAGRYPATGDADGFSATWLGRPPWDVEDTMAWSGRVYADLARFFQTEAPRYRVFVRVLATPPFGGGTAMTNSFLFSRGPLRSDEVVEVPKRTLVHEMIHGFVGGIEGPRWEQGWFAEGLTSHYTSQLQLRGGYITLEGYVREINQAAEEYYTNPARNWSAERIASVGFDDPRVRRLPYVRGQLYFAALDARVRTYSDGRRDLDTVMREVFVRRDAGERFDNTAWREIVEREAGPGSAARFDAVVLQGTETLIPPPGMLAPCLAAEPAIYENAGAPIEGYRWIVSAQAGRGCGGPGLAGW; via the coding sequence ATGACCCGATCAGCGAGCCTGTCTGCCCTGGTCCTGGTTCTGATGGCCCTGATCGGCGGCTGCGCGACGTCGGTTCCGGTCCAGGTTTCGGTGAGCACGACCCCAACCCTCTCGGCGGTTCTGAGGCCCCGACTGTCCGGCGGCGAGGTCGAGGCGATAGAAGTCCGCTATGTCATCCAGGACGGCGTCCTGCCGGCGGGCGAGGCGTTCAGCCTCGTCGCCCCCGTGGTCTACGACACCGTCGAGGGCATCGCGGATCGGATGATCGACCTGAAGGTCGAGGACGCTGACGGCCCCGTCGTCCTGACCGTCTTCGACGATCCCGTCGCGCCGGGCGGGTCTCCCTACTATCGACGCTGGCGCGCGGATCGCGGCGTCCGCTTCCCGGTCAGGGTCTCCTACTCCGCCCTTGTGCAGCCAGCCGGCGCGCGCGGCGGGCCTCCCCTCGGCATTCGGCCGTCCGCGGGTGGCGTCAGCGGGGCCGGATCGTCTTTCCTGCTGCTGCCAGACAATGCCGGGGTCGGTCGGAGCCGTATCCACTGGGAGCTCGGAGGCTTTGACGCCCGGTCCCTTGCGGCCTCCTCGTTTGGAGACGGCGACTTCGACCTGGCGGGCGCGCCCGACGCTTTGCTCAAGGGCTGGTACATGGCGGGCCCGGCGGGCCGATATCCCGCGACCGGAGATGCCGACGGCTTCAGCGCCACCTGGCTAGGGCGTCCGCCGTGGGATGTGGAAGACACCATGGCCTGGTCGGGGCGGGTCTACGCGGACCTCGCGCGCTTTTTTCAGACAGAGGCCCCCCGTTATCGTGTCTTCGTGCGGGTGCTGGCGACACCCCCCTTCGGCGGCGGCACGGCGATGACGAACAGCTTCCTGTTCTCGCGCGGACCGCTCCGCTCCGACGAGGTGGTCGAGGTCCCGAAGCGGACCCTCGTCCATGAGATGATCCACGGCTTCGTCGGGGGTATCGAGGGGCCCCGGTGGGAGCAGGGCTGGTTCGCCGAGGGGCTCACGTCCCACTACACCTCGCAGCTGCAGCTGCGCGGTGGCTACATCACGCTCGAGGGCTATGTGCGGGAGATCAACCAGGCGGCGGAGGAGTATTACACCAACCCGGCCCGGAACTGGTCGGCGGAACGGATCGCCTCGGTCGGCTTCGACGACCCCCGGGTCCGCCGCCTGCCGTATGTGCGTGGCCAGTTGTATTTCGCGGCTCTGGACGCCCGGGTCCGGACGTATTCGGACGGCCGGCGCGATCTGGATACTGTGATGCGCGAGGTCTTCGTCCGCCGCGACGCAGGCGAACGCTTCGACAATACGGCCTGGCGCGAAATCGTTGAGCGGGAAGCGGGCCCGGGGTCCGCCGCCCGGTTCGACGCCGTCGTGTTGCAGGGCACTGAGACGCTCATCCCGCCGCCCGGAATGCTGGCCCCCTGCCTGGCCGCCGAACCTGCAATCTACGAAAACGCGGGCGCGCCGATCGAGGGGTACCGATGGATCGTGTCGGCGCAGGCCGGCCGGGGATGCGGCGGGCCAGGGCTCGCCGGATGGTAG
- a CDS encoding fatty acid desaturase, whose protein sequence is MAAAPRISPTELFSPGDWAPFREKSAWKGPSLAAVWRAYFALWLLPMATWFPLVTRLRNIAEHACVENSATDPFRAARTTRAAWWERAFIAPYWVNFHAEHHLFMHVRCDRLPALHRALVEKGHGDRMEIAPGYLSVLREATARKRTL, encoded by the coding sequence ATGGCCGCCGCCCCCCGCATCTCGCCGACCGAGCTGTTCTCGCCCGGGGATTGGGCCCCGTTCCGGGAGAAGTCCGCCTGGAAGGGGCCGAGCCTCGCCGCGGTCTGGCGGGCCTATTTCGCGCTGTGGCTGCTGCCGATGGCGACCTGGTTTCCGCTGGTCACCCGCCTGAGGAACATCGCCGAGCACGCCTGCGTCGAGAACTCGGCCACCGACCCCTTCCGCGCCGCCCGGACCACGCGCGCCGCCTGGTGGGAACGCGCCTTCATCGCCCCCTACTGGGTCAATTTCCACGCCGAGCACCACCTGTTCATGCACGTCCGCTGCGACAGGCTGCCGGCACTGCACCGGGCCCTCGTCGAGAAGGGCCATGGCGACCGCATGGAGATCGCGCCCGGCTATCTGTCGGTGCTGCGCGAAGCGACGGCGCGCAAGCGGACGCTCTGA
- a CDS encoding ABC1 kinase family protein, translating to MAVPSGRLSRLARFGGLASGVAGGMLAEGARQFSQGRRPTVGDLLLTPANAVRVTEQLAQLRGAAMKVGQLISMDAGEMLPPELSDILSRLRADARPMPQVQLKAALNRRWGRGWEARFHRFDFDPIAAASIGQVHRALTLEGEDLAIKVQYPGVRNSIDSDVDNVATLLRISGLLPRELDVTPLLGEAKRQLHEEADYEHEGRHLARFGTLLAGHADFAVPRLHADLTRPDVLAMTYLAGGPVEDLIAAPQAERDQVATALMQLLLRELFEFGLMQTDPNFANYRHDSTTGRIVLLDFGATREIRPEVAEGYRIFLRAALDEDRDGAIEAARRIGFFDERALNKDRAGLEAMFDLAMAPFQSTEPFDFGDTAVVGHLRTRGMTFAEDRAVWHIPPIDTLFIQRKLGGIYLLAARLKARVDVRAILRPWL from the coding sequence ATGGCCGTCCCCAGCGGGCGCCTGTCCCGTCTCGCCCGCTTCGGCGGGCTGGCCTCGGGCGTGGCCGGCGGCATGCTGGCCGAAGGGGCCCGGCAGTTCAGCCAGGGCCGGCGACCGACCGTCGGCGACCTGCTGCTGACCCCCGCCAACGCGGTGCGCGTGACCGAACAGCTGGCCCAGCTGCGCGGTGCGGCCATGAAGGTGGGTCAGCTGATCTCCATGGACGCCGGCGAGATGCTGCCGCCCGAGTTGTCCGACATCCTGTCGCGCCTGCGCGCCGACGCCCGGCCCATGCCCCAGGTCCAGCTGAAGGCGGCCCTGAACCGCCGCTGGGGCCGGGGCTGGGAGGCACGCTTTCATCGCTTCGACTTCGACCCCATCGCCGCCGCCTCGATCGGCCAGGTGCACCGCGCCCTGACGCTGGAGGGCGAGGACCTGGCCATCAAGGTCCAGTATCCCGGGGTCCGGAACAGCATCGACAGCGACGTCGACAATGTCGCCACCCTGCTGCGGATCTCGGGCCTGCTGCCGCGCGAGCTGGACGTCACCCCCCTGCTGGGCGAGGCCAAGCGTCAGCTGCACGAGGAGGCCGACTACGAGCACGAGGGCCGGCATCTGGCGCGCTTCGGAACCCTGCTCGCCGGCCATGCGGACTTTGCCGTCCCCCGGCTGCACGCCGACCTGACCCGCCCCGACGTCCTGGCCATGACCTATCTGGCCGGGGGCCCGGTCGAGGACCTGATCGCCGCGCCACAGGCCGAGCGGGACCAGGTGGCGACCGCCCTGATGCAGCTGCTGCTGCGCGAATTGTTCGAGTTCGGCCTGATGCAGACCGATCCGAACTTCGCCAACTATCGGCACGACTCCACCACGGGACGGATCGTCCTGCTGGATTTCGGGGCGACGCGCGAGATCCGGCCGGAGGTGGCGGAGGGCTATCGCATCTTCCTGAGGGCCGCGCTCGACGAGGACCGCGACGGGGCCATCGAGGCGGCGCGGCGGATCGGCTTCTTCGACGAGCGGGCGCTGAACAAGGATCGCGCGGGGCTGGAAGCGATGTTCGATCTGGCCATGGCCCCGTTCCAGTCCACCGAGCCCTTCGACTTCGGTGACACCGCCGTGGTCGGCCATCTGCGGACGCGCGGCATGACCTTCGCCGAGGACCGCGCCGTCTGGCACATCCCGCCGATCGACACCCTGTTCATCCAGAGGAAGCTGGGCGGGATCTATCTGCTGGCCGCCCGGTTGAAAGCGCGCGTCGACGTCCGCGCGATTTTGCGGCCCTGGCTCTAG